The Patescibacteria group bacterium genomic sequence AGGCTTACAGGAGCCAAAGTAATAATTTCTAATTATCCCGGAACCACTGTTGAATTTACCCAAGGCCAAATGAAACTTGGCGGAGAAGGGATGATGATTATGGATGTGCCGGGAACATATACTTTAGAGCCGACTTGTAAAGCCGAAGACGTGGCTTGCCGGATGTTAAAAGAAGGCGGCTTAGTGATTAATATTATTGATGCCACAAATTTAGAGAGAAATCTTCATCTAACCCTGCAACTCTTAGAAAAAGGTATGCCGCTTATTGTAGCTTTGAATATGTGGGATGATACTAAGCACCGTGGAATTTATGTTGATGTTAAAAAATTAGAAGAACAATTGGGAGTGCCAGTAATCCCTACTTGCGCCTTAACCGGAGAGGGCATTAAAGAACTGATCGATCGCTTGCCAGAAACAAAGGCGAGAGATTTACCTGTTTCTTCTGATAGCCAGAAATGGGAAAAAATAGGGAAAATTGTGGAAGAAGTCCAAAAATTAACCCACCGTCACCACACTTTCCTAGAAAGACTAGAAGATTTGAGTATTAAGCCGCTCACAGGCCTGCCGATTGCCTTGGGTATTATATATTGTTCTTTTTGGGTGGTTCGTTTTATCGGAGAGAATCTAATCGGGCATATATTTGAGCCTTTGTTTACAAAGCTATGGTTGCCCTTGTTGATGAAATTAAGCGCCTTTTTGGTTGAGGGAAGTTTTTTACATCATATTCTTATCGGTAATTTTATAGAAGGGAAGATAGATTTTAGCCAATCTTTTGGGCTTTTAACCACAGGCCTCTATGTTCCTATTGCCATGGTGCTGCCTTACGTATTTAGTTTTTACCTTATATTAGGGTTATTGGAAGATTTAGGATATCTTCCTCGCTTGGCGGTTTTGGCAGATAATTTTATGCATTATTTGGGCCTGCACGGATACGCGATAATTCCTTTTATTTTAGGTTTAGGCTGTAAAGTTCCCGGTATCTTAGCAACTCGGATTTTAGAGGAAAGGCGCGAGAAATTTATAGCTATTACTTTAATGGCAGTTGGCGTTCCCTGTATGGCGCAAATCGCGATGATTGTAGGGTTGGTGGGGCAAAGAGGGGACAAATACGTAGCGATCGTATTCTTCACTCTCTTTGTTCTACTGGTCATCAAGGGTTTAATTTTAAATAGGGTTTTAAAAGGAGTGAGCCCGGAGATATTGGTAGAAATTCCTCCTTATCGGATACCTCAAATTCAAGCGGTGATTAAGAAACTTTGGATGCGTTTATCCGGTTTTTTAAGGGAAGCCTTGCCTTTTGTGCTTTTAGGCGTGCTTCTTGTTAATATACTTTATACTCTAAAGATTATAGATTTCTTGGCTTATATTTTTACCCCGGTTTTAACCGGGCTATGGGGGCTTCCCAAAGAAGCCATCTCCGCTTTAATAGTCGGGTTTTTAAGGAAAGACGTTGCTGTAGGTATGCTTGGGCCGCTTAATTTAACCACTAAACAGCTGGTAGTCGGTTCTACAATTTTAGCTGTATATTTTCCCTGTATTGCTACTTATATAGTTTTAATCAGGGAATTGGGAATAAAGGATACACTTAAAAGCACATCTATCATGATTGCGGTTGCGTTACTGGTCGGATTAATACTTAATTTGATTCTTTGATAATCGCGGGATGGTATTTGGGATTAAGGTTTAAAATCCAGATGGGCAAATGTCCTCCTCTGTGTAGTGGACAAAGCGTAATGGCTTATTTATTAAATAGTTACGCAATTTCAAGCCAAATAATACCGGACAAAACGGACAAATTTCGCGAGGAAATCCCTCTCTGATCCCCAAAACCCCTTGATATAGTAAGATATTCCCCCTATAATAAAGCCAGCTAAATAAGAGAGGTTTCCCCTCGGCTAATAGGAGAGGAACCCCAATAATTCCGTTCTCTCCGGATAACGGGAGAGCTTAAGGCCTATGATCTGAATGTAGATCGTAGGCCTTTTTAACTGGCGCGGTGTTAAAGACTTAGGGCATTGCGGATTTTGGTCGCTGATCGAAAGTTTCCGCATCACAAGCTGTTTTAAAAGACTCTCTGAATTAAGCCATTTTATCGCCAAAATAGGCCAATTCCTCTCTTATATAATGGCGGCTATATAGTGAAAATATCTCCCATATTTCGGATATTTTCATGCAAAGGAAAGCCATTATATAAGAACTGCCAGGAGAGAGGTGCTCCGGGATGCCACGCAATATGAACAGATCCGCCAGCTGCTCTAT encodes the following:
- a CDS encoding ferrous iron transporter B, with protein sequence MKIEKILLVGNPNVGKSAIFSRLTGAKVIISNYPGTTVEFTQGQMKLGGEGMMIMDVPGTYTLEPTCKAEDVACRMLKEGGLVINIIDATNLERNLHLTLQLLEKGMPLIVALNMWDDTKHRGIYVDVKKLEEQLGVPVIPTCALTGEGIKELIDRLPETKARDLPVSSDSQKWEKIGKIVEEVQKLTHRHHTFLERLEDLSIKPLTGLPIALGIIYCSFWVVRFIGENLIGHIFEPLFTKLWLPLLMKLSAFLVEGSFLHHILIGNFIEGKIDFSQSFGLLTTGLYVPIAMVLPYVFSFYLILGLLEDLGYLPRLAVLADNFMHYLGLHGYAIIPFILGLGCKVPGILATRILEERREKFIAITLMAVGVPCMAQIAMIVGLVGQRGDKYVAIVFFTLFVLLVIKGLILNRVLKGVSPEILVEIPPYRIPQIQAVIKKLWMRLSGFLREALPFVLLGVLLVNILYTLKIIDFLAYIFTPVLTGLWGLPKEAISALIVGFLRKDVAVGMLGPLNLTTKQLVVGSTILAVYFPCIATYIVLIRELGIKDTLKSTSIMIAVALLVGLILNLIL